A window of Gemmatimonadaceae bacterium contains these coding sequences:
- a CDS encoding GNAT family N-acetyltransferase, with protein MAFHPRVPLTIREARRDELQAVHELTRRAYAEYATAMDPTSWEALSGAIDAGLASDQEMDRIVALEGDTIVGSALLMAPTEDAYTGFGVRVTAPEVRLVAVDPSARGHGIARALMDECLRRARASGATEIGLHTSRSMQAAIRMYEGMGFERAPENDFQPPGTERVIGYRLMLK; from the coding sequence TTGGCATTCCACCCGCGCGTCCCCCTCACGATTCGCGAGGCACGACGCGATGAGCTCCAAGCGGTCCACGAGCTCACGCGCCGCGCGTACGCCGAGTACGCGACGGCCATGGACCCCACGTCGTGGGAGGCGTTGAGTGGCGCGATCGACGCGGGGCTGGCGAGCGATCAGGAGATGGATCGGATCGTGGCACTCGAGGGCGACACGATCGTCGGGAGCGCGCTGCTCATGGCGCCGACTGAGGACGCATACACGGGGTTCGGCGTTCGCGTCACCGCCCCCGAGGTAAGGCTCGTCGCCGTCGACCCATCGGCGAGAGGGCACGGTATCGCGCGCGCGCTGATGGACGAATGTCTTCGCCGTGCGCGCGCGTCGGGAGCGACCGAAATCGGGCTGCACACCTCTCGCAGCATGCAGGCGGCGATTCGGATGTATGAAGGAATGGGCTTTGAGCGCGCACCGGAGAACGATTTTCAGCCGCCGGGAACCGAGCGGGTGATCGGATACAGGCTGATGCTGAAGTGA
- a CDS encoding ABC transporter permease → MKPWSPISYAVRSLRRAPGFSLAVVATLTIGIGSAAAIFAVVDAVLLRPLPYGHPEQLIGAWHDLPPIGLMKAQQTTGTYYTYKRLARTISGIATYNSGSANVSDPDGRVEPDRLPVAWVTANLFPLLEVNPLVGRTFTEAEDVKDGPQVAVISEGLWRTRFGGDPNIVGKKLSIFEKSTEIVGVMPGSFTFPNATTKIWVPQRHDPKDPYPGGFNHSAIARLKPGVTVADAERDFASVLPRMVDMFPTVAPGVTTQLLMDQAKPRPRLYPLRDDIVGEASKTLWMVAAAALLVLLVTCANVANLLLVRADGRHRELSVRAALGAGRTRVVAHFLTEAAVLAGISAGFGLVAATFALRALVAAGPAQLPRLSEVGMDWRVAVFTLVVTAIVAVACSAIPAIRFLRGDALSGLRDGGRGGTAGASRQRARGVLVAAQMAFALVALVASGLLLRSFQRLHSVQPGFRPDGVATVWVSLPQTRYKTDTSVVRFYANLAERAKHLPGVTAFGLSSRLPLQNGSMDQDPLLVEGQWDPSKKLGSLHLYGVADAGYFTAMGMQLVSGRMFDRMENQRGDEAIISSETARIAFGDSTGRSAIGKRFQVLPKGFYHTVIGVVRSARDTSLFGAPTPSVYMPESVSPDTLYGPGWRMALVARTTGDVAATTRSLRQLVRELDPALPTFDAKSMETTVSESLARLSFTMIMLGVAAGVTLALGVVGLYGVIAYIVTLRTRELGVRIALGAQPASVAVMVARQGLALSAFGIVAGVVLLTIVGRFVRSFLFEVAPMDPTTIAAATVLLALFALLASWIPARRASMVDPTEALRSD, encoded by the coding sequence ATGAAACCGTGGTCGCCGATCTCGTACGCCGTTCGCTCGCTCCGTCGCGCCCCGGGGTTCAGCCTCGCGGTCGTCGCCACGCTGACGATCGGCATCGGATCGGCGGCCGCGATCTTCGCCGTCGTCGATGCGGTGCTGCTGCGACCGCTGCCGTACGGCCATCCTGAGCAGCTGATCGGCGCATGGCACGACCTGCCGCCGATCGGATTGATGAAGGCCCAGCAGACGACGGGCACCTACTACACGTACAAGCGACTCGCGCGCACGATCTCCGGGATCGCGACCTACAACAGCGGGTCGGCAAACGTGTCCGACCCCGACGGTCGCGTGGAACCCGATCGTCTCCCCGTCGCGTGGGTCACGGCGAATCTGTTTCCACTCCTCGAAGTGAACCCGCTGGTGGGGCGCACCTTCACCGAAGCAGAGGACGTGAAGGACGGCCCGCAGGTGGCCGTCATCAGCGAGGGACTCTGGCGCACGCGCTTCGGCGGCGACCCGAACATCGTCGGCAAGAAGCTCTCGATCTTCGAGAAGTCGACGGAAATCGTCGGTGTGATGCCGGGGAGCTTCACGTTCCCGAACGCGACGACGAAGATCTGGGTGCCGCAGCGGCACGATCCCAAGGATCCGTATCCCGGCGGCTTCAATCACTCGGCGATCGCGCGGCTCAAGCCCGGCGTCACCGTGGCCGACGCCGAGCGAGACTTCGCGTCCGTGCTCCCGCGCATGGTCGACATGTTTCCGACGGTCGCGCCGGGAGTCACGACGCAGTTGCTCATGGATCAGGCCAAGCCGCGTCCGCGACTCTATCCCTTGCGCGACGACATCGTCGGCGAGGCTTCGAAAACGCTCTGGATGGTCGCCGCGGCCGCGTTGCTCGTTCTGCTCGTGACGTGCGCGAACGTCGCGAATCTTCTTCTCGTTCGCGCGGACGGGCGGCATCGCGAGCTCTCGGTGCGCGCCGCGCTCGGCGCCGGACGCACTCGCGTCGTCGCGCATTTCCTGACTGAGGCGGCGGTTCTCGCGGGGATATCGGCCGGTTTCGGACTCGTCGCCGCCACCTTCGCGCTGCGGGCGCTCGTCGCGGCGGGCCCGGCGCAACTGCCGAGGCTTTCGGAGGTGGGAATGGACTGGCGAGTCGCCGTGTTCACGCTCGTCGTCACTGCGATCGTCGCCGTGGCGTGCAGCGCGATTCCGGCGATTCGTTTCTTGCGCGGCGACGCGCTGTCCGGTCTTCGCGACGGCGGCCGCGGCGGCACGGCCGGAGCTTCGCGCCAGCGGGCGCGCGGCGTCCTCGTGGCGGCGCAGATGGCATTCGCCCTCGTCGCGCTCGTCGCGTCCGGCTTGCTGTTGCGAAGCTTTCAACGACTGCACTCTGTGCAACCCGGCTTCAGACCGGACGGCGTCGCGACGGTGTGGGTCTCGCTGCCGCAGACGCGATACAAGACGGACACGTCGGTCGTGCGATTCTACGCCAACCTCGCGGAGCGCGCGAAGCATTTGCCCGGCGTGACGGCCTTCGGCCTCTCCTCGCGGCTTCCGTTGCAGAACGGAAGCATGGACCAGGACCCGTTGCTGGTCGAAGGACAGTGGGATCCATCCAAGAAGCTCGGCTCGCTCCATTTGTACGGCGTGGCCGACGCGGGCTACTTCACCGCCATGGGAATGCAGCTCGTTTCCGGCCGGATGTTCGATCGCATGGAGAACCAGCGCGGCGACGAGGCGATCATCAGCAGCGAGACCGCGAGGATCGCCTTCGGCGACTCGACCGGCAGGTCAGCCATTGGCAAGCGATTTCAGGTTCTGCCAAAAGGCTTCTACCACACGGTCATCGGCGTCGTGCGTTCGGCGCGCGATACGTCGCTCTTCGGCGCGCCCACTCCCTCCGTTTACATGCCGGAATCGGTGTCCCCGGACACGCTGTACGGTCCGGGCTGGCGGATGGCGCTCGTCGCGCGTACGACGGGTGACGTCGCAGCGACGACGCGATCGCTGCGCCAGCTCGTTCGCGAGCTCGACCCCGCTCTGCCGACCTTCGACGCCAAGTCGATGGAGACGACGGTGAGCGAATCGCTCGCCCGACTCTCGTTTACGATGATCATGCTCGGTGTGGCCGCCGGCGTGACCCTCGCGCTTGGCGTCGTCGGCCTCTACGGCGTCATCGCGTACATCGTGACGTTGCGAACGCGCGAGCTCGGCGTGCGCATCGCGCTCGGCGCGCAGCCGGCCTCCGTCGCGGTGATGGTGGCGCGCCAGGGCCTCGCCCTCAGCGCGTTCGGGATCGTCGCGGGTGTGGTGCTGCTCACGATCGTCGGCCGATTCGTGCGGTCGTTCTTGTTCGAGGTCGCGCCGATGGACCCGACGACGATCGCCGCCGCGACGGTACTCCTCGCGCTGTTCGCCTTGTTGGCGAGCTGGATTCCGGCGCGTCGAGCGTCGATGGTTGACCCGACCGAGGCTCTCCGCTCGGACTGA
- a CDS encoding ABC transporter permease, with product MRNLKLAFRTLFKTPFVAVVAILSLALGIGANAGIFSLFEELLLRPLPVSDPARLANFKAPGPQYGSNSCNDAGGCDEVFSYPMLRDLQKANTSFSGIAGHFLFGVSIAMSGQTPISGRGVYVTGNYFSVLGLRPALGRLFTSRDDETIAGNYLAVLSYGYWETQLGSDQSVIGKQITINGQQMTIVGVAPKGFTGTTLGSRPNVFVPITMRGVLTQGWTGYERRDSYWVYLFGRLKPGASLDQAASSVNTVYHSIINDVEAPQRKGMSDRTKQEFRAKKILLSDGRRGQSSIIKSSRTPITLLFGITGIVLLIACANIANLLLARAANRSMEMAVRLSLGATRRQLIGQLLTESFLLAALGGLAGIAIAHWTLAGITSMLPPNIARTLDFSLNWQVLAFTMLVSAATGLLFGIVPALHSTRPDLVTELRNNSGKLSGSRGAARFRSGLVTAQIALSMALLASAGMFVKSLRNISRVELGVNIDNMVTFTVSPARSGYDSTRALALYPRIEEALSSIPGVIGVTAAAIQLLAGNNWGEGVAVEGFKKGPDTDNGSRYNIASANYFHVIGVPLLAGRDFTEFDEAGSMKVAIVNETFAKKFGIGRNAVGKKMSMDNDSLDITIIGLVRDAKYSEVKDTIPPVFVRPYKQVGRVNSLSFYVRSSLPPVQILRAIPAAMKQVDPNIPIEELKLVPQQVEENVFLDRMITTLSASFAVLATLLAAVGLYGVLAYSVAQRTREIGVRMALGANGVRVRTMVLMQVGRMALIGGVIGILGAVGIGKSAQSLLYQLQGHDPMVIVVAAVALSVVALGAGLIPALRASRIDPMQALRYE from the coding sequence ATGCGGAATCTGAAGCTCGCTTTTCGCACGCTGTTCAAGACGCCGTTCGTCGCCGTCGTCGCCATTTTGTCACTGGCGCTGGGCATCGGCGCGAACGCCGGCATCTTCTCGCTGTTCGAGGAGCTACTGCTTCGGCCGCTGCCTGTGTCCGACCCGGCGCGGCTCGCCAACTTCAAGGCCCCCGGCCCCCAGTACGGCAGCAACTCGTGCAACGACGCCGGCGGCTGCGACGAAGTGTTCAGCTACCCGATGCTTCGGGATCTTCAAAAAGCGAACACGTCGTTCAGTGGGATCGCGGGCCACTTCCTGTTCGGCGTGAGCATCGCGATGTCCGGACAGACGCCGATCAGCGGGCGTGGAGTGTACGTCACGGGAAACTATTTCTCCGTGCTCGGGCTTCGTCCGGCGCTCGGCCGACTGTTCACGTCGCGTGACGACGAAACGATCGCGGGCAACTATCTCGCGGTCCTGAGTTACGGGTACTGGGAGACTCAGCTCGGGTCCGACCAGAGCGTGATCGGCAAGCAGATCACGATCAATGGCCAGCAGATGACGATCGTCGGTGTCGCGCCGAAGGGGTTTACCGGCACGACGCTCGGCTCGCGTCCGAATGTCTTCGTACCGATCACCATGCGCGGCGTCCTGACGCAAGGTTGGACGGGATACGAGCGTCGAGACAGCTACTGGGTCTATCTGTTTGGTCGCCTGAAGCCGGGGGCCTCGCTCGACCAGGCAGCGAGTTCGGTCAATACCGTCTACCACTCTATCATCAACGACGTCGAGGCTCCGCAGCGGAAGGGGATGAGCGACCGAACGAAGCAGGAGTTCCGCGCCAAGAAGATCCTGCTCTCCGACGGGCGCCGCGGTCAGAGCAGCATCATCAAGTCGTCGCGCACGCCCATTACGCTGCTCTTCGGGATCACCGGCATCGTCCTGCTGATCGCTTGCGCCAACATCGCCAACCTGTTGCTGGCGCGCGCGGCGAATCGAAGCATGGAGATGGCGGTGCGGTTGTCGTTGGGTGCGACCCGCCGCCAACTGATCGGCCAGCTGCTGACCGAATCGTTCCTCCTCGCCGCCTTGGGTGGCTTGGCGGGGATCGCGATCGCGCACTGGACGCTCGCCGGCATCACGTCGATGCTGCCGCCGAACATTGCCAGGACGCTCGACTTTTCGCTCAACTGGCAAGTGCTCGCGTTCACGATGCTCGTCTCGGCCGCGACGGGCCTGTTGTTCGGAATCGTGCCGGCGCTGCACAGCACGCGGCCGGATCTCGTGACTGAACTGCGCAACAATTCCGGCAAACTCTCGGGCAGCCGCGGCGCCGCGCGTTTTCGCTCGGGGCTGGTCACCGCGCAGATCGCGCTGTCGATGGCGTTGCTGGCTTCGGCCGGCATGTTCGTGAAGAGCCTTCGCAACATCAGCCGCGTCGAGCTCGGGGTAAACATCGACAACATGGTGACGTTCACGGTGTCGCCGGCGCGGAGCGGGTACGACTCGACGAGGGCGCTGGCGCTCTACCCGCGAATCGAAGAAGCGCTGTCGTCTATCCCGGGCGTGATCGGGGTGACGGCGGCGGCGATCCAACTGCTCGCCGGAAACAACTGGGGCGAGGGCGTGGCGGTCGAGGGATTCAAGAAAGGGCCGGACACCGACAACGGCTCACGATACAACATTGCCAGCGCGAACTACTTCCACGTCATCGGCGTCCCGTTGCTCGCGGGCCGCGATTTCACCGAGTTCGACGAGGCGGGTTCGATGAAGGTGGCGATCGTCAACGAGACCTTCGCGAAGAAGTTCGGAATCGGCCGGAACGCGGTCGGCAAGAAGATGTCGATGGACAACGACTCGCTCGACATCACGATCATCGGATTGGTGAGAGACGCCAAGTACTCCGAGGTGAAAGACACGATTCCGCCGGTTTTCGTGCGTCCGTACAAACAAGTCGGGCGCGTGAACAGCCTGAGCTTCTATGTTCGGTCATCGCTCCCGCCCGTGCAGATCCTGCGCGCGATCCCGGCGGCAATGAAGCAGGTCGACCCGAACATTCCCATCGAGGAGCTCAAGCTCGTGCCTCAGCAGGTCGAGGAGAACGTGTTCCTGGATCGCATGATCACGACCTTGTCGGCGTCGTTCGCGGTTCTTGCGACGCTGCTCGCCGCCGTGGGCCTGTACGGCGTGCTCGCCTATTCCGTCGCTCAGCGCACTCGCGAAATCGGCGTGCGCATGGCGCTCGGCGCCAACGGCGTCCGCGTCCGCACGATGGTGCTCATGCAAGTGGGACGCATGGCGCTCATCGGCGGAGTGATCGGAATTCTGGGCGCGGTCGGAATCGGCAAATCGGCGCAGTCGCTACTCTACCAACTGCAGGGTCACGACCCGATGGTCATCGTCGTCGCGGCCGTGGCTCTGAGCGTCGTCGCGCTGGGCGCCGGGCTCATTCCAGCGCTGCGGGCGAGCCGGATCGATCCGATGCAAGCGCTGCGATACGAATAG
- a CDS encoding DinB family protein — MTAYGATELANAYRTVRRNTLQIANDIPESSYDFVPAPGARSVSELLRHIAFASNFYEDIHRKRHITTLQGYDFGAVSRETAAKERAPLDKAATIALLESEGERVAGWLESMSPEFLHETFTDPMGQNPKTRLENLMSIKEHEMHHRGQLMLIERMIGVVPHLTRQREERQRARERATAASGAA; from the coding sequence ATGACCGCCTACGGTGCGACAGAGCTGGCGAACGCTTATCGAACGGTCCGCCGCAACACGCTTCAAATCGCGAACGACATTCCGGAGAGCAGCTACGACTTCGTGCCGGCGCCCGGCGCGCGATCGGTGAGTGAGCTGCTTCGCCACATCGCCTTCGCGTCCAACTTCTACGAAGACATTCACCGCAAGCGTCACATCACCACGCTTCAAGGCTACGACTTCGGCGCGGTCAGCCGAGAGACCGCCGCGAAGGAGCGGGCCCCGCTCGACAAGGCGGCGACGATCGCGCTGCTGGAGTCAGAAGGAGAGCGCGTCGCCGGATGGCTCGAATCGATGTCGCCCGAATTCCTCCACGAGACGTTCACCGATCCGATGGGCCAGAATCCCAAGACGCGCCTCGAGAATCTGATGTCGATCAAGGAGCATGAGATGCATCATCGCGGTCAGCTCATGCTCATCGAGCGGATGATCGGCGTCGTGCCGCACCTCACGAGACAGCGCGAAGAGCGCCAACGCGCCCGCGAGCGAGCAACGGCCGCGAGCGGCGCCGCCTGA
- a CDS encoding MFS transporter gives MAITLKVPVKNPWAGLRGLPRTVWIVAATSLVNRAGMMALPFLVLYLTGHLGTSASLAGLAVSAYGLGGIVTGPIAGRLCDRLGPFTVMRASLALTGVMLMVIPLAHSFTVVVLLVFVWALIADANRPATMAALGSAAAPEQRKAAIALNRLGVNLGMSIGPAVGGFLALVSFPLLFVVDGLTSLAAAVVLSLLLRPEDIRLVAPTLHAAGDESSDAVSAPRPTGPPAHPGVWRDRSALTFLLAMVLVGLVFTQHQGAMSVYLVRDLHYRESFFGSLFAVNTLMIVAIEVPLNLAMAHWPHRRALILGMLLTGIGFGAMGVAKSIAPLIVTVVIWTFGEMITFPVGTAYLADLAPRGRMGEYMGAYSSTFSLAVIIGPWAGTAALDRFGGAATWAGVLVCGLFAAAVTALTHPQPAEESGLDLVSS, from the coding sequence TTGGCCATCACGCTCAAGGTCCCCGTCAAGAACCCGTGGGCAGGCCTGCGCGGCCTGCCTCGCACGGTGTGGATCGTCGCCGCGACCTCGCTCGTCAACCGCGCGGGGATGATGGCGCTGCCGTTTCTCGTGCTGTATCTGACCGGACACCTCGGCACGTCGGCCTCGCTCGCCGGACTCGCCGTGAGCGCGTACGGACTCGGCGGAATCGTCACCGGCCCCATCGCGGGCCGCCTCTGCGACCGGCTCGGACCGTTCACCGTGATGCGCGCGTCGCTCGCGCTGACCGGCGTGATGCTCATGGTGATTCCGCTCGCGCATTCGTTCACGGTGGTCGTGCTGCTCGTGTTCGTCTGGGCGCTCATCGCGGACGCGAACCGCCCGGCGACGATGGCGGCGCTCGGCAGCGCGGCCGCTCCCGAACAACGCAAGGCGGCGATCGCGCTCAATCGGCTAGGCGTGAATCTCGGCATGAGCATCGGTCCCGCCGTCGGCGGATTTCTCGCGCTCGTATCGTTCCCGCTGCTGTTCGTCGTCGACGGCCTGACGTCGCTCGCCGCCGCTGTCGTCCTCTCGCTGTTGTTGCGACCCGAGGACATTCGCCTCGTAGCGCCCACGCTGCATGCCGCCGGCGATGAGAGCTCCGATGCGGTGTCCGCCCCGCGACCTACCGGGCCGCCGGCCCACCCGGGCGTTTGGCGCGACCGCAGCGCGCTGACGTTCCTCCTCGCGATGGTTCTCGTCGGGCTCGTGTTCACGCAACACCAGGGCGCGATGTCGGTGTATCTGGTGCGCGACCTACACTATCGCGAGTCGTTTTTCGGCTCGCTCTTCGCCGTCAACACGCTGATGATCGTCGCGATCGAAGTGCCGCTCAATCTCGCCATGGCTCACTGGCCGCATCGGCGCGCGCTCATCCTCGGCATGCTGCTGACCGGAATCGGCTTCGGCGCGATGGGAGTCGCGAAGAGCATCGCGCCGCTCATCGTCACCGTCGTGATCTGGACGTTCGGCGAGATGATCACGTTCCCCGTGGGCACGGCGTATCTCGCCGACCTCGCTCCGCGCGGCCGCATGGGCGAATACATGGGAGCGTACTCGAGCACCTTCAGCTTGGCCGTGATCATTGGTCCGTGGGCGGGAACGGCCGCGCTCGATCGGTTCGGCGGCGCCGCGACGTGGGCCGGCGTGCTCGTCTGCGGTCTCTTCGCCGCCGCTGTGACGGCGTTGACCCATCCGCAACCGGCGGAGGAGTCCGGTCTCGATCTCGTTTCTTCGTAG
- a CDS encoding mechanosensitive ion channel domain-containing protein, with the protein MRFRQNTFLLLIAAALVAVGIGIFRTNQKTVVQARATRRSLNVDQSSLVTAEQLVRQPTTPEERSFASDALRLADQEMDLAFAQAVRRASTQAPTKSPEVSQLTQQLDQALRAAAADQAQVTELTAAVAKAGPSTVQALTDRLELAKAQLALDQDEVDDARQDLQRAGGDPQGRIQSIVAEHEAASRASDSTRIVITRAAPPRGMLGAADAVFTLRDKVRQLDVAKGSADSLATIFQQRHDSIEARVARMVDSANAHLTHDSSAALLELTRNRAASEKRRATLDQRVDNQHRLSETYSGWSAVVASQARAMLNQVLRGAATILSIVLVGMLLARWFERLVRGRTADHRRAQTIYMIARATLQVLGVLLILLVVFGPPNDVGTVLGLAAAGLSVALKDFIVGFLGWFVLMGKNGIRVGDQVEINGVTGEVVEIGMFYTVLLETGAWSESHPTGRRVTFTNSFAIEGHYFNFSTSGRWMWDEVRIQVPSARDPHAIAAALEAQIEAATTESAQRAQEEWREARRSPHAATIEAAPSISIRPASSGFEIVARYITQASERDTLRARLYQTAIELLAAKDGPRYSAGVAQAAPTR; encoded by the coding sequence ATGCGTTTCAGACAGAACACTTTCCTCCTCCTCATCGCCGCGGCGCTCGTCGCCGTGGGGATCGGGATTTTCCGCACCAATCAAAAGACGGTCGTTCAGGCGCGCGCCACGCGTCGGTCGCTGAACGTCGATCAGAGCTCGCTCGTGACCGCCGAGCAGCTCGTGAGACAGCCGACGACCCCCGAGGAACGGTCGTTCGCCTCCGACGCGCTGCGGCTGGCGGACCAGGAGATGGATCTCGCCTTTGCTCAAGCCGTGCGCCGCGCCTCGACGCAGGCGCCGACCAAGTCCCCGGAGGTCTCGCAGCTCACCCAGCAACTCGATCAAGCCCTTCGCGCCGCCGCCGCCGATCAGGCGCAGGTCACCGAGCTCACGGCCGCGGTCGCGAAAGCGGGGCCCTCGACCGTGCAGGCGCTCACCGACCGGCTCGAGCTGGCGAAGGCACAGTTGGCGCTCGACCAAGACGAAGTCGACGACGCCCGCCAAGACTTGCAGCGCGCCGGCGGCGACCCACAGGGACGAATTCAGTCGATCGTCGCCGAGCACGAAGCGGCTTCACGCGCGTCGGATAGCACGCGAATCGTCATCACCCGCGCGGCGCCGCCGCGCGGCATGCTCGGCGCCGCGGACGCGGTGTTCACGCTCCGCGACAAGGTTCGGCAGCTCGACGTCGCGAAGGGCTCGGCCGATTCTCTCGCCACGATCTTCCAACAACGCCACGACAGCATCGAGGCGCGCGTCGCGCGAATGGTCGACAGCGCAAACGCGCATTTGACGCACGACTCGTCGGCGGCGCTCCTCGAGCTCACGCGCAACCGGGCCGCGAGCGAAAAGCGCCGCGCGACGCTCGACCAGCGCGTCGATAATCAGCACCGGCTGTCCGAGACCTACTCCGGTTGGAGCGCGGTCGTCGCGTCACAAGCGCGCGCCATGCTCAACCAGGTGTTGCGCGGCGCCGCCACGATTCTCTCCATCGTTCTGGTGGGAATGCTGCTCGCGCGCTGGTTCGAACGACTGGTGCGCGGACGCACGGCGGATCACCGGCGCGCGCAAACGATCTACATGATCGCCCGCGCGACGCTCCAAGTGCTCGGCGTTCTCTTGATCCTGCTGGTCGTGTTCGGTCCGCCGAACGACGTTGGAACGGTCCTCGGGCTTGCCGCCGCCGGACTCTCCGTCGCACTCAAGGACTTTATCGTGGGCTTCCTCGGCTGGTTCGTGCTGATGGGGAAGAACGGCATCCGCGTGGGCGACCAGGTCGAGATCAACGGCGTGACCGGAGAAGTAGTCGAGATTGGCATGTTCTACACGGTGCTGCTCGAGACCGGCGCGTGGTCCGAGTCACACCCGACGGGCCGCCGCGTGACGTTCACGAACAGCTTCGCGATCGAAGGACACTACTTCAACTTCTCGACGTCCGGCCGTTGGATGTGGGACGAAGTTCGAATCCAGGTCCCGTCCGCGCGCGACCCGCACGCCATCGCCGCGGCCCTCGAGGCGCAGATCGAGGCCGCGACGACCGAGAGCGCGCAACGAGCCCAGGAGGAGTGGCGCGAGGCGCGGCGGTCGCCGCACGCCGCAACGATCGAGGCCGCGCCGTCGATCAGCATTCGTCCGGCGTCGAGCGGCTTCGAGATCGTGGCGCGCTACATCACGCAGGCTTCGGAGCGCGACACGCTTCGCGCGCGTCTTTACCAGACCGCGATCGAATTGCTCGCGGCGAAGGACGGGCCCAGGTACAGCGCCGGCGTCGCGCAGGCGGCGCCAACCCGATAG